A genome region from Haloimpatiens massiliensis includes the following:
- the truA gene encoding tRNA pseudouridine(38-40) synthase TruA, which produces MKNIRIKIEYDGTNYFGWQVQKDRVTVQGTLEEAIASLTKEKIKLIGCSRTDTGVHAKEYVANFFTSSTVPSDKFREALNSRLPKDIVILESKEVSEDFHARYNSKGKKYIYTIYNRKQPCAIYRNYMYSFSRELQLDKMEHACKYIIGTHDFTAFKTKGSSVKSSVRNINELYINKKENIIKIAVSADGFLYNMVRIIVGTLLDVGTGKIEPEYVKKIIDSKDRTKAGKVVPACGLCLEEVFY; this is translated from the coding sequence ATGAAAAATATTAGAATTAAGATAGAATATGATGGAACAAACTATTTTGGATGGCAAGTGCAAAAGGATAGAGTAACGGTGCAGGGAACTCTAGAAGAAGCCATAGCTTCTTTAACTAAAGAAAAAATAAAGTTGATAGGGTGTAGTAGAACAGATACAGGAGTCCATGCAAAAGAGTATGTGGCTAATTTCTTTACAAGTAGTACAGTGCCATCTGATAAGTTTAGGGAAGCATTGAATTCTAGGTTGCCTAAAGATATAGTTATATTAGAATCTAAAGAAGTTTCAGAGGATTTTCACGCTAGATATAATAGCAAAGGAAAGAAATATATTTATACTATTTATAATAGAAAACAACCCTGTGCAATCTATAGAAATTATATGTACAGTTTTTCTAGAGAATTGCAACTAGATAAAATGGAACATGCATGCAAATATATAATAGGAACTCATGACTTTACAGCTTTTAAAACAAAAGGCAGTTCAGTGAAAAGTTCTGTAAGAAATATAAATGAATTATATATTAATAAAAAAGAAAACATAATCAAAATAGCTGTTTCAGCAGATGGATTTCTATATAATATGGTTAGAATAATAGTAGGTACTTTATTAGATGTTGGAACAGGAAAAATAGAGCCGGAATATGTAAAAAAAATAATAGATAGTAAAGATAGAACAAAAGCAGGAAAAGTCGTACCAGCTTGTGGATTATGTCTTGAAGAAGTTTTTTATTAA
- a CDS encoding energy-coupling factor transporter transmembrane component T family protein, with translation MIKDISIGQYIPGESFVHKLDPRVKILISFIFIIDLFIVKNFKGYIFVVAFILGAIVISKISFNYIYKSIKPIFILLLITAILNVFMTRGSGEPLFAWKFIKIYSEGLRLAAFMIIRLVLLIIGTSLLTLTTSPIQLTDGIEKLLNPFKKLGLPAHELAMMMTIALRFIPTLIDETDKIMKAQKARGADFESGGIIDKAKNLIPLLVPLFISSFRRADELAMAMEARCYRGGEGRTRMKQLKLTYRDSVAAVVTCALVIISVWSRFW, from the coding sequence ATGATTAAGGATATCAGTATTGGACAATACATACCTGGAGAATCTTTTGTGCACAAATTGGATCCAAGAGTAAAAATTTTAATATCTTTTATATTTATAATAGACTTATTTATAGTAAAGAATTTTAAAGGATATATATTCGTAGTGGCTTTTATATTAGGCGCTATAGTTATATCTAAAATCTCTTTTAACTATATATACAAAAGTATAAAACCAATTTTTATACTTTTATTGATCACTGCTATATTAAATGTATTCATGACCAGAGGTTCTGGAGAACCTTTATTTGCGTGGAAATTTATAAAGATTTATAGTGAAGGATTAAGGTTGGCTGCTTTTATGATAATAAGGTTAGTACTTTTAATAATAGGTACATCACTATTAACTTTAACTACTTCACCTATACAGCTTACAGATGGAATAGAAAAATTATTAAATCCTTTTAAAAAATTAGGTTTACCTGCTCATGAGTTAGCCATGATGATGACTATAGCTCTTAGATTTATACCTACACTTATAGATGAAACTGATAAAATAATGAAAGCTCAGAAGGCAAGAGGGGCTGATTTTGAATCAGGAGGAATAATTGATAAGGCAAAAAACCTTATACCACTTTTAGTACCTTTATTCATAAGTTCTTTTAGAAGAGCAGATGAACTTGCCATGGCAATGGAAGCTAGATGTTATAGAGGTGGAGAAGGAAGAACTAGAATGAAACAGCTAAAATTAACTTATAGAGATTCGGTGGCAGCTGTGGTGACGTGCGCTTTAGTCATTATATCTGTGTGGAGTAGATTTTGGTAA
- a CDS encoding energy-coupling factor transporter ATPase, whose protein sequence is MSIKIENLTHIYMPNSPFEKKALDDVSLEINDGEFLALIGHTGSGKSTLVQHINGLLKPSSGKILVDDIDITSKDIKLSLIRKKVGLVFQYPEYQLFEETIEKDIAFGPKNLKLDEKEIEIRVKRAMKMVGLEYEIYRNKSPFELSGGQKRRVAIAGVVAMEPKVLILDEPTAGLDPKGREEILSQIIALHREYKMTIILVSHSMEDVAKVAERIIVMHKGKNILDGKPSEVFKNVEVLEKVGLAAPQVTYLMLKLREKGMDVSDEVFTIDQAKREILRVLRGAEND, encoded by the coding sequence ATGTCAATTAAAATAGAGAATTTAACACATATATATATGCCCAATAGCCCTTTTGAAAAGAAAGCTTTAGATGATGTCTCATTAGAAATAAACGATGGTGAATTTTTAGCCTTAATTGGTCATACAGGTTCAGGAAAGTCCACTTTGGTTCAACATATAAATGGACTATTAAAACCGTCTAGTGGAAAAATACTAGTAGATGATATAGATATAACAAGTAAGGATATTAAATTGAGTCTTATAAGAAAGAAAGTAGGACTTGTGTTTCAATATCCTGAATATCAGCTTTTTGAAGAAACTATTGAAAAGGATATTGCTTTTGGACCTAAGAATCTAAAGTTAGATGAAAAAGAAATAGAAATTAGAGTAAAAAGAGCTATGAAAATGGTAGGTTTAGAATATGAAATTTATAGAAATAAGTCGCCATTTGAATTAAGTGGTGGGCAAAAGAGAAGAGTAGCTATAGCAGGAGTTGTGGCTATGGAGCCTAAAGTGCTTATATTGGACGAACCAACAGCTGGATTAGATCCAAAAGGTAGAGAAGAAATTCTTAGTCAAATAATTGCTCTTCATAGGGAATATAAAATGACGATAATTTTAGTATCTCACAGTATGGAAGATGTAGCTAAGGTTGCAGAAAGAATTATTGTTATGCACAAAGGTAAAAATATTTTAGATGGAAAACCAAGTGAAGTTTTTAAAAATGTAGAAGTCCTAGAAAAAGTAGGATTAGCAGCTCCACAGGTGACCTATTTAATGCTAAAACTTAGAGAAAAGGGTATGGATGTATCAGATGAAGTCTTTACCATAGATCAGGCTAAAAGAGAAATTCTTAGAGTATTGAGAGGTGCTGAAAATGATTAA
- a CDS encoding energy-coupling factor transporter ATPase, with product MEANMIECKNLTFEYSASSDENIKKLAINGVNLNIEEGEFLVVLGHNGSGKSTLAKHMNALLLPTSGKVYVSGMDTEDENFLWKIRNTAGMVFQNPDNQLVATIVEDDVAFGPENIGIKPEEIRRRVEEALKKVDMYDYRNHAPHLLSGGQKQRVAIAGILAMSPKCIIFDEPTAMLDPSGRKEVINTIKDINKNYGITIVLITHYMEEAVEADRVIIMDEGKVIKEGTPVQIFSDVSTMKRVGLDVPQVTELAYELKKSGINIDTNILTINEMVSRLCQLK from the coding sequence ATGGAAGCTAATATGATTGAATGTAAAAATTTAACTTTTGAGTATTCTGCAAGTAGTGATGAAAATATAAAAAAACTAGCTATAAATGGAGTGAATTTAAATATAGAAGAGGGCGAGTTCTTAGTTGTTTTAGGTCATAATGGTTCGGGAAAGTCCACATTAGCAAAACATATGAATGCCTTGTTATTACCTACTAGTGGCAAAGTGTATGTGAGTGGTATGGACACAGAAGACGAAAATTTTTTGTGGAAAATAAGAAATACAGCAGGAATGGTTTTTCAAAATCCAGACAATCAATTAGTAGCCACTATTGTGGAAGATGATGTGGCTTTTGGTCCAGAAAATATAGGAATAAAACCGGAAGAAATAAGAAGACGAGTAGAAGAGGCTTTAAAAAAAGTAGACATGTATGATTATAGAAATCATGCACCACATCTTTTATCTGGTGGTCAAAAGCAGAGAGTTGCTATAGCAGGTATATTAGCTATGAGTCCAAAGTGTATAATATTTGACGAACCCACTGCTATGTTAGATCCATCAGGAAGAAAAGAAGTCATAAATACAATAAAAGATATAAATAAGAATTATGGAATAACAATAGTATTAATAACGCATTATATGGAAGAAGCAGTAGAAGCAGATAGAGTAATTATAATGGATGAAGGAAAAGTAATAAAGGAAGGTACTCCAGTCCAAATTTTTAGTGATGTTTCTACCATGAAAAGAGTAGGACTTGATGTTCCGCAGGTAACAGAATTGGCTTATGAATTGAAAAAGAGTGGCATAAACATAGACACTAATATATTAACGATAAATGAGATGGTGAGTAGATTATGTCAATTAAAATAG
- the rplQ gene encoding 50S ribosomal protein L17 encodes MAGYRKLGRPTDHRRAMLRNLVTSFLKNEKIETTETRAKETKKLAEKMITLAKRGDLHARRQVAAFVQEKEVVEKLFSDIAPKYTERNGGYTRIYKVGPRRGDAAEVVILELV; translated from the coding sequence ATGGCAGGATATCGTAAGTTGGGACGTCCAACTGATCATAGAAGAGCAATGCTAAGAAACTTAGTTACTAGCTTTTTAAAGAATGAAAAAATAGAAACAACTGAAACAAGAGCTAAAGAAACTAAAAAACTAGCAGAAAAAATGATAACTCTAGCTAAAAGAGGAGATCTACATGCTAGAAGACAAGTAGCTGCTTTCGTACAAGAAAAAGAAGTAGTTGAAAAGTTATTCAGTGATATTGCACCAAAGTATACTGAAAGAAATGGTGGATACACAAGAATATACAAAGTAGGACCAAGAAGAGGAGACGCTGCAGAAGTAGTAATTCTAGAGCTAGTTTAA
- a CDS encoding DNA-directed RNA polymerase subunit alpha codes for MLEIEKPKIECVEISEDNVYGKFVVEPLERGYGITLGNSFRRILLSSLPGVAATSVKIDEVLHEFSTVKGVKEDVTELILNIKGLAFKMTGDGPKTVYIDAKGPGVVTGDDIITDGSVEVVNKDLYIATLDENGRLHMEINVDRGRGYVSQNKNKSLDLPIATIPVDSIYTPVKRVNYTVENTRVGQITDYDKLTIELWTNGTIRPEEAISLSAKILIEHFKLFMSLTDHADDMEIMVEKEEDKKEKVLEMTIEELDLSVRSYNCLKRAGINTVQELTERTMDDMMKVRNLGKKSLEEVQKKLDDLGLKLKQSEE; via the coding sequence GTGTTAGAGATAGAAAAGCCAAAAATAGAGTGCGTGGAAATTTCTGAAGATAATGTCTATGGTAAATTTGTTGTAGAGCCATTAGAAAGAGGTTATGGTATTACACTTGGCAATTCCTTTAGGAGAATACTTTTATCTTCCTTACCAGGAGTTGCTGCTACCTCAGTTAAAATCGATGAGGTTCTACATGAGTTTTCAACAGTAAAAGGAGTAAAGGAAGATGTTACAGAGCTAATCTTAAATATAAAAGGATTAGCTTTCAAGATGACAGGAGATGGACCAAAAACAGTTTATATTGATGCTAAAGGACCAGGTGTGGTTACTGGTGATGATATTATTACTGATGGTTCAGTAGAAGTAGTTAATAAGGATCTATATATTGCAACTTTAGATGAAAATGGAAGATTGCATATGGAGATTAATGTTGATAGGGGAAGAGGCTATGTGTCTCAAAATAAAAACAAATCATTAGATTTGCCTATAGCAACTATTCCTGTTGATTCAATATACACTCCTGTAAAGAGAGTTAATTACACTGTAGAAAATACAAGAGTAGGCCAAATCACTGACTATGATAAGTTGACTATAGAATTGTGGACTAATGGTACTATAAGACCAGAAGAAGCAATAAGTCTTTCAGCCAAAATACTTATAGAACATTTTAAATTATTTATGTCATTAACAGATCATGCTGATGACATGGAGATAATGGTTGAAAAAGAAGAAGATAAAAAAGAAAAAGTTCTTGAAATGACTATAGAAGAGCTTGATTTATCTGTAAGAAGTTATAACTGCTTGAAGAGAGCTGGTATAAATACAGTGCAAGAGCTAACTGAAAGAACCATGGATGATATGATGAAAGTTAGAAATCTAGGTAAGAAGTCATTAGAAGAAGTTCAGAAGAAATTAGACGATTTAGGCTTGAAGTTAAAACAGAGCGAAGAGTAA
- the rpsD gene encoding 30S ribosomal protein S4, with the protein MARYTGASCKLCRREGMKLFLKSDKCYTDKCPFTKRSYAPGQHGQSRKKLSNYGVQLREKQKAKRIYGVLESQFRITYEKAEKMRGITGENLLVILESRLDNVVFRLGFAGSRKEARLLVTHGHFLVNGKKVDIPSYIVSANDVISVREKSKGTEKFKTFAENPKTLPKWLEANAEKLEGKVVAIPSREDIDVPVNETLIVELYSK; encoded by the coding sequence ATGGCAAGATATACTGGAGCTTCTTGCAAACTTTGCAGAAGAGAAGGAATGAAGTTATTCTTAAAATCAGATAAATGTTATACAGATAAGTGTCCATTCACTAAAAGAAGCTATGCGCCAGGACAGCATGGACAAAGTAGAAAGAAATTATCTAACTATGGAGTTCAATTAAGAGAGAAACAAAAGGCAAAGAGAATCTATGGTGTTTTAGAAAGCCAATTCAGAATTACATATGAAAAGGCTGAAAAAATGAGAGGAATCACTGGTGAAAACTTACTAGTAATCCTTGAAAGCAGATTAGACAACGTAGTATTTAGATTAGGTTTTGCTGGCTCAAGAAAAGAAGCTAGACTTTTAGTTACTCATGGACATTTCTTAGTTAATGGTAAGAAAGTAGATATTCCATCATACATAGTATCAGCAAATGATGTTATATCTGTACGTGAGAAGAGCAAAGGAACTGAGAAATTCAAAACTTTTGCTGAAAACCCAAAAACTTTACCAAAATGGTTAGAAGCTAATGCTGAAAAACTAGAAGGAAAAGTTGTTGCTATTCCATCAAGAGAAGATATTGATGTACCAGTAAATGAAACATTAATCGTTGAGTTATACAGCAAATAA
- the rpsK gene encoding 30S ribosomal protein S11, producing the protein MAAQKVKRSRRKKERKNIEHGCAHIKSTFNNSIVTITDAVGNALSWSSAGGLGFRGSRKSTPFAAQMAAETAAKVAMEHGLKSIEVYVKGPGSGREAAIRSLQAAGLEISLIKDVTPIPHNGCRPPKRRRV; encoded by the coding sequence ATGGCAGCTCAAAAAGTTAAAAGAAGTAGAAGAAAAAAAGAAAGAAAAAACATTGAGCACGGTTGTGCACATATAAAATCAACTTTCAACAACTCAATTGTTACAATAACAGATGCAGTTGGAAATGCACTTTCATGGTCAAGTGCAGGTGGATTAGGATTTAGAGGATCAAGAAAGAGTACACCATTTGCAGCTCAAATGGCAGCAGAAACTGCAGCTAAAGTAGCAATGGAACACGGATTAAAGAGTATTGAAGTATACGTAAAAGGACCAGGTTCAGGAAGAGAAGCTGCAATAAGATCACTTCAAGCAGCTGGTTTAGAGATATCTTTAATAAAAGATGTTACTCCAATACCACATAACGGATGTAGACCACCAAAAAGAAGAAGAGTGTAA
- the rpsM gene encoding 30S ribosomal protein S13, translated as MARIAGIDLPRDKRVEIGLTYIYGIGLSTSQKILASTGVNSDTRVKDLSEEEVNALRDYINKNIIVEGDLRREVALNIKRLMEIGSYRGIRHRKGLPVRGQKTKTNARTRKGPKKGAGSKRK; from the coding sequence ATGGCAAGAATAGCAGGAATTGACCTACCAAGAGATAAAAGAGTTGAAATAGGTCTAACATACATTTACGGAATAGGTCTTTCAACTTCACAAAAAATACTTGCATCAACAGGTGTAAATTCTGACACAAGAGTTAAGGATTTAAGTGAAGAAGAAGTAAATGCTTTAAGAGATTATATAAATAAGAATATAATTGTTGAAGGTGACTTAAGAAGAGAGGTAGCTTTAAACATTAAGAGATTAATGGAAATCGGAAGTTACAGAGGAATAAGACATAGAAAAGGTCTTCCAGTAAGAGGACAAAAAACTAAGACAAATGCTAGAACAAGAAAAGGCCCAAAAAAGGGAGCAGGTAGTAAGAGAAAATAA
- the rpmJ gene encoding 50S ribosomal protein L36: protein MKVRPSVKPICEKCKVIKRKGRVMVICENPKHKQKQG from the coding sequence ATGAAAGTAAGACCATCTGTTAAACCAATTTGTGAAAAATGCAAGGTTATAAAGAGAAAAGGTAGAGTAATGGTTATTTGTGAAAATCCAAAACATAAGCAAAAACAAGGTTAG
- the infA gene encoding translation initiation factor IF-1 — translation MSKQDVIEMQGTVLEALPNAMFEVELESGHKILAHISGKLRMNFIRILPGDKVTVELSPYDLTRGRITWRAK, via the coding sequence ATGTCAAAACAAGATGTTATAGAAATGCAAGGTACAGTTTTAGAAGCTTTACCTAATGCTATGTTTGAAGTTGAACTTGAAAGTGGTCACAAAATATTGGCTCATATATCAGGTAAACTAAGAATGAATTTTATAAGAATATTGCCAGGTGATAAAGTTACAGTGGAGCTTTCTCCATACGATTTAACTCGTGGGAGAATTACTTGGAGGGCAAAGTAA
- a CDS encoding KOW domain-containing RNA-binding protein, translated as MDSKSFIGRVVISKAGRDADRKFIIVDVINHQYVNICDGDLRKIESPKKKKIKHLNLTNTFAEEITQLLANGDKVSNSKIKKFLQSIDDNEEV; from the coding sequence TTGGATAGTAAAAGTTTTATTGGTCGAGTGGTTATTTCCAAAGCCGGTAGAGATGCAGATAGAAAGTTTATAATAGTTGATGTAATAAATCATCAATATGTAAACATATGTGATGGAGATTTGAGAAAAATCGAAAGTCCTAAAAAAAAGAAAATAAAACATCTGAATTTAACGAACACTTTTGCAGAAGAGATAACTCAGTTATTAGCAAATGGTGATAAGGTTAGTAATTCAAAAATAAAGAAGTTTCTACAGTCCATTGATGATAATGAGGAGGTTTGA
- the map gene encoding type I methionyl aminopeptidase, whose amino-acid sequence MIIIKNNSEIEYMRRAGKVVGDTLAMLEDVVKPGITTKELDRIAEDYMNKQGAKPSFKGYYGFPASLCTSINEEVVHGIPSDRVLQEGDIISVDCGAILNNYHGDAARTFAVGNISDDAKKLIQVTRECFFKGVEYAKVGNRLTDISHSIQLYAESFGYSVVREYVGHGIGREMHEDPEVPNYGREGRGPKLTHGMMLAIEPMINLGEYHVVTKPNGWTVVTVDGKLSAHYENTVAILDEGPEILTLS is encoded by the coding sequence ATGATTATAATTAAAAACAATTCAGAAATTGAATATATGAGACGGGCAGGTAAAGTTGTAGGAGATACACTTGCAATGCTTGAAGACGTAGTAAAACCTGGAATAACTACTAAAGAATTGGATAGAATAGCAGAAGACTATATGAATAAGCAAGGAGCTAAACCATCTTTTAAGGGTTATTACGGTTTTCCAGCCTCATTATGTACTTCTATTAATGAAGAAGTAGTTCATGGTATTCCTTCTGATAGAGTTCTTCAGGAGGGAGACATAATAAGTGTGGATTGTGGTGCTATTTTAAATAATTATCATGGTGATGCAGCTAGAACATTTGCTGTAGGAAATATCTCAGACGATGCCAAGAAATTAATACAGGTAACTAGGGAATGCTTTTTCAAAGGAGTGGAATATGCAAAGGTTGGGAATAGATTAACAGATATATCCCATTCTATTCAGTTATATGCAGAAAGCTTTGGATATTCTGTTGTTAGAGAATATGTAGGTCATGGTATAGGTCGTGAAATGCATGAAGATCCTGAAGTTCCTAATTATGGACGGGAAGGAAGAGGACCAAAACTTACACATGGCATGATGTTAGCCATAGAACCTATGATAAACTTAGGTGAATATCATGTGGTGACTAAGCCAAATGGCTGGACAGTAGTAACTGTAGATGGAAAACTATCTGCCCATTATGAAAATACAGTTGCTATTTTAGATGAAGGTCCTGAAATATTAACATTAAGTTAA
- a CDS encoding adenylate kinase, with translation MKIILLGPPGAGKGTQAKSISQKYSIPHISTGDIFRKNISEKTPLGVKAKEYMDKGLLVPDELTIDLVKDRLSQEDCKNGFLLDGFPRTVKQAEALDEFINGKGEKIDTALLIEVPRELILERMTGRRVCPSCGASYHIKFNPPKNEGKCGICGADLIQRKDDNEETVKDRLDVYDKQTQPLIAYYKSQNVLSVVDGTLAIDKVFEDICSVLGER, from the coding sequence GTGAAGATTATTTTATTAGGTCCTCCTGGAGCTGGTAAGGGAACACAGGCTAAGTCAATAAGTCAGAAGTATTCCATACCACATATATCAACAGGAGATATTTTCAGAAAAAATATTTCTGAAAAAACACCTTTAGGTGTTAAGGCTAAAGAATATATGGATAAAGGTTTGCTAGTACCTGACGAGTTAACTATAGATTTAGTTAAAGATAGATTATCACAAGAGGATTGTAAAAACGGATTTCTTCTTGATGGTTTTCCAAGGACAGTTAAACAAGCAGAAGCCTTAGATGAATTCATTAATGGTAAAGGTGAAAAAATAGACACTGCATTGTTAATTGAAGTGCCACGAGAACTTATTTTAGAAAGAATGACTGGTAGAAGAGTTTGTCCATCATGCGGAGCAAGTTATCACATTAAGTTCAACCCTCCTAAAAATGAAGGTAAATGTGGTATTTGTGGAGCAGATTTAATACAGAGAAAAGATGACAATGAAGAGACTGTAAAAGACAGATTAGATGTATATGATAAGCAAACTCAACCATTGATAGCATATTATAAATCCCAAAACGTATTGTCCGTTGTTGATGGTACTTTAGCCATAGATAAAGTATTCGAAGACATATGTTCAGTATTGGGAGAGCGATAA
- the secY gene encoding preprotein translocase subunit SecY has product MLSTLRNAWKVKELKQRMIFTLLMIAIFRMGNFIPVPGIDTSKLTTLAKSGTLFGFYDLLSGGAFSRFSIFAMGVTPYINASIIMQLLTFAVPSLESLSKEGEEGRKKIQNYTKVFSIVLGFLQAFGTYAIITGYGALKPMSAFNIFVIMLTLTAASTFLMWLGEQITVKGLGNGVSILIFVNIISRLPQTVFKLSELESTGSVNMVQIIVFVVVALLLLVGVVITNKGERRVPVQYAGKTTGRKMMKGGSSHIPISMSSSGVIAIIFAMSVMQFPATIAQFIPNSKFAKIIHGPYSLFKPNSWQYAAMYAILIIFFSWFYTEITFKPDEMAENMHKSSGFIPGIRPGKPTQEFLEKVLLRVSIIGGVFASIIAVLPIIIDGYTSFKGISFGGTALLIEVGVALDTMRQLESQLVMRHYKGFLK; this is encoded by the coding sequence GTGCTATCAACCCTACGTAATGCCTGGAAGGTAAAAGAGTTGAAACAAAGGATGATATTTACTTTACTAATGATAGCAATTTTCAGGATGGGAAACTTTATTCCTGTTCCTGGAATTGATACTAGTAAGTTGACTACTTTGGCGAAGTCTGGAACGTTATTTGGCTTTTATGATCTACTATCTGGAGGTGCATTTAGTAGATTTAGTATTTTTGCAATGGGGGTAACTCCATACATTAATGCATCAATCATAATGCAGCTATTGACATTTGCGGTACCTTCATTAGAATCTCTTTCTAAGGAAGGTGAAGAAGGTAGAAAAAAGATACAAAATTATACAAAAGTATTCAGTATTGTATTAGGTTTTCTTCAAGCTTTCGGTACGTACGCAATAATAACAGGATATGGTGCGTTAAAACCAATGTCAGCCTTTAATATATTTGTTATAATGTTAACTTTAACTGCAGCTTCTACTTTTTTAATGTGGTTAGGTGAGCAGATCACAGTTAAGGGTTTGGGAAACGGTGTTTCAATATTAATTTTTGTTAACATCATATCAAGGTTACCACAGACCGTGTTTAAACTTTCAGAATTAGAAAGTACTGGTTCAGTAAATATGGTACAAATAATAGTATTTGTAGTAGTAGCATTACTACTTTTAGTAGGTGTTGTTATTACCAATAAGGGAGAAAGAAGAGTTCCTGTACAATATGCTGGAAAGACTACTGGAAGAAAAATGATGAAGGGTGGTTCATCCCATATTCCTATAAGCATGAGTTCTTCAGGGGTAATTGCAATAATATTTGCAATGTCAGTTATGCAGTTTCCAGCAACGATAGCTCAGTTTATACCAAATTCTAAATTCGCAAAAATTATACATGGCCCATACAGTTTATTTAAGCCAAACTCTTGGCAATATGCTGCAATGTATGCCATACTAATAATATTCTTTAGTTGGTTTTATACTGAAATTACTTTTAAACCAGATGAAATGGCAGAGAATATGCATAAATCATCAGGATTTATACCAGGAATTAGACCAGGTAAACCAACACAGGAATTTTTAGAAAAGGTACTATTAAGGGTATCAATAATTGGAGGTGTTTTTGCCTCTATAATAGCTGTATTACCTATAATAATTGATGGATATACAAGTTTTAAAGGAATATCTTTTGGTGGAACTGCTTTATTAATCGAAGTAGGCGTTGCACTAGATACTATGAGACAACTTGAGTCTCAACTAGTAATGCGTCATTATAAAGGATTCTTAAAATAG
- the rplO gene encoding 50S ribosomal protein L15 → MKLHELKPAAGSTKTPKRVGRGYGSGLGKTSGKGQDGQKSRSGGGVRLGFEGGQMPLYRRLPKRGFTNIFAKKFAVINLDRLNEFEDGTEVTPEVLLEKGIVKKLYDGVKVLGSGNIEKKLNVKATKFSKSAVEKIEAVGGKVEVI, encoded by the coding sequence ATGAAACTTCATGAATTAAAACCGGCAGCAGGTTCAACAAAAACACCTAAAAGAGTTGGAAGAGGATATGGTTCAGGTCTAGGTAAGACATCTGGAAAAGGTCAAGACGGACAAAAGAGTAGATCTGGTGGCGGCGTAAGACTTGGTTTTGAAGGTGGTCAAATGCCACTATACAGAAGACTTCCAAAGAGAGGTTTTACAAATATATTTGCAAAGAAATTTGCTGTTATTAATTTAGATAGATTAAATGAATTTGAAGATGGTACTGAAGTTACTCCAGAAGTTTTATTAGAAAAAGGAATAGTTAAAAAATTATATGATGGAGTAAAAGTATTAGGAAGCGGAAATATAGAAAAGAAGCTAAATGTTAAGGCTACAAAATTTTCAAAATCTGCGGTAGAAAAAATTGAAGCAGTTGGAGGAAAAGTTGAGGTGATATAG
- the rpmD gene encoding 50S ribosomal protein L30, which yields MAKLKITLNRSLIGRKKDHIATVDALGLRKIGKTVEHEDTPQIRGMIKKVEYLLKVEEV from the coding sequence TTGGCTAAGCTTAAGATTACATTAAATAGAAGTCTTATAGGAAGAAAAAAAGATCATATAGCTACAGTAGATGCTTTAGGTTTAAGAAAAATAGGAAAAACTGTAGAACATGAAGACACTCCTCAAATAAGAGGTATGATAAAAAAAGTTGAATACTTATTAAAAGTTGAAGAAGTATAA